A section of the Chryseobacterium ginsenosidimutans genome encodes:
- a CDS encoding M16 family metallopeptidase, translating into MNLDMIDKRYSETIHTDKNNYEYITISNDENHVRIYTLKNGLKVFLAQNFDAPRVQTYIPVRTGSNNDPSDNTGLAHYLEHMMFKGTSRLGTSNWEKESELISQISDLYEEHKAEPDAEKKKAIYKKIDEVSQEASQFAIANEYDKVISSLGATGTNAHTWFDETVYKNNIPNNELEKWLKIEKERFSELVLRLFHTELESVYEEFNRAQDNDSRLVNYELMDALFPTHPNGQQTTLGNPDHLKNPSMKAIHKYFDEYYVPNNYAMVLVGDFHFEETIQLVDQYFGMIPYRELPKKTPIVEKPITEIIKRTVKSPTTPRVQLAWRTESYGTREAMLADIVANVLSNRGDAGLLDLNINQTQKLLWAQGYSVGLKEYGYFSIVAVPKETQTLDEAKELVLEQIELLKKGEFPDWMLPAIINDFKLQRMKALETADGLASNLYDTYIKGRTWEQELNEMDQYAEFTKEDIIAFANEFFKDNYVIIYKEKGINDKLVRVENPGITPVKINREAQSEFLQEILAEKTEDIQPEFIDYQKEIKTDLVIDKKLSFVKNKYNEIAQVYFIFPFGSDSDRDLGMATQVLQYLGTDRFSPEDLKEEFYKIGITNDFKTSSNQLTISLSGLEENIEKGIELLQHWMYEVKPDQEIYSQFVETVLENRAATKKDKGRIMTALTNYTKLGAFSRFTDIISKEELENNKVEVFTDRMKKLFKFPYQIFFYGKDLESFKKYIGNYVENESLQALKPKEYPEQETVGDVYFTDYDMVQMEMSKVAKGHDVNIENFGKINVFNEYFGRGLSSIVFQEIRESKSLAYSAYVSYTANSELKHPDYITTYIGTQPDKLQIAVDTMTELMDELPEIPTQFENAKSSALKQIASTRITRTNIFFNTLRLKKLNISHDFRKDIYKQIEGLRFEDLREFYQTEIKPIRFNTAIIGKKENLNMDAVNQMGAFKEVSLKDIFGY; encoded by the coding sequence ATGAATTTAGATATGATTGATAAAAGATACAGCGAGACGATTCATACAGATAAAAACAATTACGAATATATAACAATTTCCAACGATGAAAATCACGTAAGAATATACACTTTAAAAAATGGGCTGAAGGTTTTTCTTGCCCAAAATTTTGATGCTCCAAGAGTACAGACCTACATTCCGGTGAGAACGGGAAGTAATAATGATCCTTCTGACAATACAGGTTTGGCGCATTATCTTGAACATATGATGTTTAAAGGAACATCAAGGTTAGGGACCAGTAACTGGGAAAAAGAGAGCGAATTAATTAGCCAGATTTCGGACTTATATGAAGAACATAAAGCTGAGCCGGATGCTGAAAAAAAGAAAGCAATCTATAAGAAAATAGACGAAGTTTCTCAGGAAGCAAGTCAGTTTGCGATTGCGAATGAATATGATAAGGTGATTTCTTCATTGGGAGCCACGGGAACCAATGCCCATACTTGGTTCGACGAAACGGTTTACAAAAATAATATTCCGAACAATGAACTTGAAAAATGGCTTAAAATAGAGAAAGAAAGATTTTCCGAATTGGTGTTAAGGCTGTTTCATACAGAGTTGGAATCAGTTTATGAGGAATTCAACAGAGCGCAGGATAATGATTCAAGATTGGTGAATTATGAGTTGATGGATGCCCTTTTTCCGACACATCCGAATGGTCAGCAGACAACTTTAGGAAATCCCGATCATCTAAAAAATCCTTCTATGAAAGCTATTCATAAGTATTTTGATGAATATTATGTTCCTAATAATTATGCGATGGTTTTGGTGGGAGATTTTCATTTTGAAGAAACGATCCAGCTTGTAGATCAGTATTTTGGAATGATTCCTTATAGAGAATTACCAAAAAAGACTCCGATTGTTGAAAAACCGATTACTGAAATTATAAAGAGAACAGTAAAAAGCCCTACAACACCGAGAGTTCAACTTGCCTGGAGAACTGAAAGCTATGGCACAAGAGAAGCGATGTTGGCAGATATTGTTGCCAATGTTTTAAGTAACCGAGGAGATGCAGGATTGTTGGATTTAAATATAAATCAGACTCAAAAACTGCTTTGGGCACAGGGTTATTCTGTTGGTTTGAAAGAATACGGATATTTTTCAATTGTTGCCGTTCCAAAAGAAACGCAGACTTTAGATGAAGCTAAAGAATTGGTTTTAGAGCAAATTGAATTATTGAAGAAAGGAGAGTTTCCGGATTGGATGCTTCCTGCGATTATCAATGATTTCAAGCTGCAGAGAATGAAAGCGCTGGAAACAGCAGACGGATTGGCATCCAACCTTTATGACACTTATATCAAAGGAAGAACCTGGGAGCAGGAACTTAATGAAATGGATCAGTATGCCGAGTTCACAAAAGAAGATATTATTGCTTTTGCCAATGAGTTTTTTAAAGATAATTATGTGATCATTTATAAGGAAAAAGGTATAAATGATAAATTAGTTCGTGTTGAAAATCCGGGAATTACTCCCGTGAAGATTAACCGTGAAGCACAGTCTGAGTTTTTACAGGAAATTTTAGCGGAAAAAACAGAAGATATTCAGCCCGAATTTATTGATTATCAGAAGGAAATTAAAACAGATTTAGTTATAGATAAAAAATTAAGTTTTGTTAAAAATAAATACAATGAGATAGCGCAGGTTTATTTTATTTTCCCTTTCGGAAGCGACAGCGACAGAGATTTGGGAATGGCAACTCAGGTTTTGCAATATTTGGGAACCGATAGGTTTTCACCAGAAGATTTAAAAGAAGAGTTCTATAAAATTGGTATTACGAATGATTTTAAAACAAGTAGTAATCAGCTTACGATATCTTTGAGCGGACTTGAAGAGAATATTGAAAAAGGTATTGAACTGCTTCAGCACTGGATGTATGAGGTAAAACCTGATCAGGAAATTTACAGTCAGTTTGTAGAAACGGTGCTTGAAAACAGAGCTGCCACGAAGAAAGATAAAGGCCGTATCATGACTGCTTTGACGAATTATACAAAATTGGGTGCATTCTCTCGCTTTACGGATATTATTTCAAAAGAAGAGCTTGAAAATAACAAGGTTGAGGTTTTTACAGACCGAATGAAAAAGTTATTCAAATTTCCTTATCAGATATTTTTCTATGGGAAAGATCTTGAAAGCTTTAAAAAATATATCGGAAATTATGTTGAAAATGAAAGTCTTCAGGCTTTAAAACCGAAGGAATATCCTGAACAGGAAACAGTCGGGGATGTTTATTTTACAGACTACGATATGGTGCAGATGGAAATGAGCAAGGTGGCAAAAGGGCATGATGTAAACATAGAAAATTTTGGTAAAATCAATGTTTTTAATGAGTATTTCGGAAGAGGATTGTCATCGATTGTTTTTCAGGAAATCCGTGAAAGTAAGAGCTTGGCATATTCTGCATATGTTTCTTATACTGCAAATTCGGAATTGAAACATCCAGATTATATTACAACATATATTGGAACTCAGCCTGATAAACTTCAGATTGCTGTGGATACAATGACGGAATTAATGGATGAACTTCCAGAGATCCCAACTCAATTTGAAAATGCCAAAAGTTCGGCTTTGAAACAGATTGCTTCAACAAGAATTACCAGAACGAATATTTTTTTCAATACATTACGATTGAAAAAGTTAAATATCTCCCATGACTTTAGGAAAGATATTTACAAACAGATTGAAGGTTTGAGATTTGAAGATTTAAGAGAGTTTTATCAGACGGAAATTAAACCGATCCGCTTCAATACGGCCATTATCGGAAAGAAAGAGAACCTGAATATGGATGCAGTAAATCAGATGGGAGCATTTAAAGAAGTGAGTTTAAAAGATATTTTTGGGTATTAA
- a CDS encoding MgtC/SapB family protein, which translates to MEFLKDHYIIQNELLLIFISVILGIMIGTEREYRNKSAGLRTFILVCFGSCLFTILSIKIGVANPDRLAANIITGIGFLGAGVIFKGDNKIDGITTATTIWATASIGMAVGSGYFYIALLGTVLVLLILSSLTYFERFIDRKHKIREYKIAVTNYHDIKHCEELFIKSHLKFILSKQQYTQGNLATTWIITGNSIHHEALIKTLMGDEKIIAYQF; encoded by the coding sequence ATGGAATTTTTAAAGGATCATTATATCATTCAGAATGAATTATTACTGATATTTATCTCTGTAATTCTTGGCATCATGATCGGTACAGAACGTGAGTACAGAAACAAATCTGCAGGGTTGCGTACTTTTATTTTAGTATGTTTTGGATCTTGTCTCTTTACTATTCTTTCTATTAAAATTGGTGTCGCAAATCCTGATCGATTGGCCGCAAATATCATTACGGGAATCGGATTTTTAGGAGCTGGGGTTATTTTTAAAGGTGACAATAAAATCGACGGAATCACAACGGCAACAACAATTTGGGCCACAGCTTCTATCGGAATGGCGGTTGGCTCAGGATATTTTTACATTGCACTTTTGGGTACAGTTTTGGTCTTACTGATTTTGAGCTCTTTAACCTATTTTGAAAGATTTATCGACCGAAAACACAAGATCCGGGAATACAAAATCGCGGTTACTAATTATCACGATATCAAACATTGTGAAGAACTTTTTATAAAAAGCCATTTAAAATTTATTCTTTCAAAGCAACAATATACTCAGGGAAACCTTGCTACAACATGGATTATCACAGGAAACAGCATCCATCATGAAGCTTTAATAAAAACCCTGATGGGAGATGAAAAAATTATCGCTTATCAATTTTAA
- a CDS encoding S46 family peptidase, whose protein sequence is MTKKILLSVFLLPAVMTFAQQYGGMWIPTELNEKEMKDLGMKIFAKDIFNPQKASIKDAVVQFNGGCTAEIISPKGLLLTNHHCGFGQIQAHSTVQNDLLSNGFWAKNPEGELPNPGVTVDFIVDIKEVSNQILEGTDNLTEPELSKKIGTNIEIYKNSQKIEPYQSISVKSMYYGNKFYAYTIETYKDIRLVGAPPQSIGKFGSDTDNWIWPRHTGDFSMFRIYAGKDNKPAEYSKDNVPYVPKHYLPVSIKDKNENDFTFVFGFPGRTTEYLPAIAVEKIMKEIDPARIAVRDVALKTLDEKMRTDDATRIQYSAKYASVANYWKKWIGEVEGLKKSNAVEKKVMYEGSLVSKNPEIKTTIDQLNKLYNDQAPFALNNAYYTETLRNAETLMLSNLYYNYITSVEAGRMDEKGTTALKSRLTSFYKDYNAELDAKVTAKLLALYANKTAPEFLPAGFEKFKNETQNIQSIEEISKNSIITGRNEVNGASLSKDIDKAFSNQDKLIKTLKKDPVYQLFVSMRDTYMKTADPQFTSLQTKIDALQKTFMAQQMATDKDRKFFPDANSTLRVTYGKVKGSSPRDAVSYNYQTHLAGVLEKYVPGDYEFDVPKKLIDLYNKKDFGNYKDKTGDVPVGFTATNHTTGGNSGSPALDANGNLVGLNFDRQWEGTMSDINYDPRFSRNIMVDTKYILFIIDKYADSKWLVDEMKIVK, encoded by the coding sequence ATGACAAAAAAGATACTTTTATCTGTATTTCTTTTGCCGGCTGTAATGACTTTTGCGCAGCAATACGGTGGAATGTGGATTCCGACAGAGCTTAATGAGAAGGAAATGAAGGATTTGGGAATGAAGATCTTTGCGAAAGACATCTTTAATCCTCAAAAAGCAAGCATAAAAGATGCCGTAGTACAGTTCAACGGAGGTTGTACCGCAGAAATTATTTCTCCAAAAGGTTTATTATTAACAAATCATCACTGCGGTTTTGGGCAGATCCAAGCGCATTCAACGGTTCAGAATGACCTTTTATCAAACGGTTTTTGGGCAAAAAATCCTGAAGGTGAACTTCCCAATCCTGGTGTGACAGTAGATTTTATTGTTGATATTAAAGAAGTTTCCAATCAGATTTTAGAAGGTACAGACAATCTTACGGAGCCTGAGCTTTCAAAGAAAATTGGCACCAATATTGAGATTTATAAAAACTCTCAAAAAATCGAACCATATCAGTCAATTTCTGTAAAATCGATGTATTACGGAAATAAATTTTATGCTTACACCATCGAAACTTACAAAGACATTCGTTTGGTAGGAGCACCGCCACAAAGCATCGGAAAGTTCGGTTCTGATACCGATAACTGGATTTGGCCAAGACATACGGGAGATTTTTCGATGTTCAGAATTTATGCAGGAAAAGACAATAAACCTGCGGAATATTCAAAGGACAACGTTCCTTACGTTCCGAAACATTATCTTCCGGTTTCCATTAAAGATAAAAATGAAAATGATTTCACTTTCGTTTTTGGATTTCCGGGAAGAACTACAGAATATCTTCCTGCAATTGCAGTTGAGAAAATAATGAAAGAGATCGATCCTGCAAGAATCGCGGTAAGAGATGTTGCTTTGAAAACTTTAGACGAAAAAATGCGTACTGATGATGCAACACGTATCCAGTATTCTGCAAAATACGCTTCAGTAGCCAATTATTGGAAAAAATGGATCGGTGAAGTGGAAGGTTTGAAAAAATCAAATGCTGTTGAGAAAAAAGTAATGTACGAAGGTTCTTTGGTTTCTAAAAACCCTGAGATTAAAACAACTATAGATCAATTAAACAAACTCTACAACGACCAGGCTCCATTTGCTTTAAATAATGCTTATTACACAGAAACATTAAGAAATGCGGAGACATTAATGTTGTCAAATCTCTATTACAACTACATTACATCGGTGGAAGCCGGAAGAATGGATGAGAAAGGAACAACTGCTTTAAAAAGCAGACTTACTTCTTTTTATAAGGATTACAACGCAGAACTTGATGCAAAAGTAACAGCAAAATTATTGGCTCTTTACGCAAATAAAACCGCTCCGGAATTCTTACCTGCAGGATTTGAAAAGTTTAAAAATGAAACTCAAAACATCCAGTCGATTGAGGAAATTTCTAAAAACTCTATCATTACAGGAAGAAATGAAGTGAATGGTGCTTCTTTAAGTAAGGACATCGATAAAGCATTCTCTAATCAGGATAAATTGATTAAAACATTGAAAAAAGATCCTGTGTATCAGCTTTTTGTTTCAATGAGAGATACTTATATGAAGACTGCAGATCCTCAATTTACCTCTTTACAGACAAAAATTGATGCGCTTCAGAAAACGTTCATGGCTCAGCAAATGGCAACTGATAAAGACAGAAAATTCTTTCCGGATGCCAATTCTACGCTTCGTGTAACATACGGAAAAGTGAAAGGTTCTTCGCCAAGGGATGCCGTTTCTTATAATTACCAGACACATTTGGCGGGAGTTTTGGAGAAATATGTTCCGGGAGATTATGAATTTGATGTTCCAAAAAAACTGATCGATCTTTACAACAAAAAAGATTTCGGAAATTATAAAGATAAAACGGGTGATGTCCCGGTAGGATTCACAGCAACAAACCATACAACAGGAGGTAATTCCGGAAGTCCGGCTCTTGATGCCAACGGAAATCTTGTCGGATTAAACTTCGACAGACAGTGGGAAGGAACAATGAGTGATATCAATTACGATCCCCGTTTCAGCAGAAATATTATGGTAGATACAAAATACATTCTTTTCATTATTGATAAATATGCCGATTCGAAATGGCTAGTTGATGAAATGAAAATTGTGAAGTAA
- the ligA gene encoding NAD-dependent DNA ligase LigA — protein sequence MSENIQQKIEELRKELHQHNENYYLLDIPTISDFDFDMLLEELRDLEAKYPEFYDENSPTVRVGGGITKVFPTVQHKFRMYSLDNSYDFEDLEDWEKRIIKTIDEPVEFVAELKYDGASISILYENGKLVQAVTRGDGFQGDEITANVRTISDIPLKLRGDFPEHFFMRGEIYLTRKNFDKINKLREEEGLDPFMNPRNTASGSLKMQDSGEVRKRGLSSVLYQFISEDIPAESHWELLQKGKGWGFKTSQQAKLCTTLDEVKEFINFWDIERHNLPFEIDGIVLKVNSLKQQRQLGYTAKSPRWAMAYKFKAEKVETELKSVSYQVGRTGAITPVANLKPVLLAGTIVKRASLHNEDIIKKLDLHEHDFVFVEKGGEIIPKIVGVNTEKRTAESKEIEYIKHCPECGTELIKVEDQAIHFCPNDLHCPPQVVGRMIHYVSRKALNIDNLGSETIEQLYRERLIENPADFYVLTKEQLLPLERMAEKSAQNIISGIEKSKEIAFEKVLYGIGIKHVGETVAKKLVKNFATIEELKNATVEELCQVEDIGIKIAISIVDFFANPENILMLERLKSYGIQLEKGESTNEVLSNVLEGKTFLFTGKLSLFTREAAEEMVEKHGGKNISAVSKNLNFLVVGEKAGSKLKKAQDIGTIEILDEQQFLDLVEK from the coding sequence ATGTCCGAAAACATTCAACAAAAAATAGAAGAGCTTCGTAAAGAGCTTCATCAGCACAACGAGAATTATTATCTTCTTGATATTCCGACTATTTCAGATTTTGATTTTGATATGCTGTTGGAAGAACTTCGTGATCTGGAAGCAAAATATCCTGAGTTTTACGATGAAAACTCTCCTACTGTGCGTGTCGGTGGAGGAATTACAAAGGTTTTTCCGACCGTTCAGCATAAATTCAGAATGTATTCTTTGGATAATTCTTATGACTTTGAAGATCTTGAAGACTGGGAAAAAAGAATCATTAAAACCATTGATGAACCTGTAGAATTCGTAGCAGAATTAAAATATGACGGTGCTTCAATTTCTATTTTGTACGAAAACGGAAAACTTGTTCAGGCTGTTACTCGTGGTGATGGTTTTCAGGGTGATGAAATTACAGCCAATGTTCGTACGATTTCGGATATTCCTTTAAAATTAAGAGGTGATTTTCCTGAACATTTTTTTATGCGTGGTGAAATTTACTTAACTCGAAAAAACTTCGATAAAATAAACAAACTTCGTGAAGAAGAAGGCCTTGATCCTTTCATGAATCCCAGAAATACAGCAAGTGGAAGTTTAAAAATGCAGGACAGCGGTGAAGTGAGAAAACGTGGGCTTTCATCTGTTCTGTATCAATTCATTTCTGAAGATATTCCTGCAGAATCGCATTGGGAACTGCTTCAAAAAGGTAAGGGTTGGGGTTTTAAAACTTCTCAACAGGCAAAACTTTGTACAACACTTGATGAAGTGAAAGAATTCATCAACTTTTGGGATATTGAGCGTCATAATCTACCTTTTGAAATTGACGGTATCGTTCTAAAAGTCAATTCATTAAAACAACAGAGACAGCTTGGATATACCGCAAAATCTCCACGTTGGGCTATGGCTTATAAATTTAAAGCTGAAAAAGTAGAAACGGAACTGAAAAGCGTTTCTTATCAGGTTGGAAGAACCGGAGCCATCACTCCTGTTGCCAATCTGAAACCCGTTTTATTAGCCGGAACTATTGTGAAAAGAGCTTCTCTTCATAACGAAGATATTATTAAAAAACTTGATCTTCATGAGCATGATTTTGTTTTTGTAGAAAAAGGAGGCGAAATTATACCAAAAATTGTTGGCGTAAATACCGAAAAAAGAACTGCAGAAAGCAAAGAAATTGAATATATCAAACATTGTCCGGAATGTGGAACTGAGCTTATAAAAGTTGAAGATCAGGCAATCCATTTCTGTCCAAATGATTTGCATTGTCCGCCACAGGTTGTGGGCAGAATGATTCATTATGTTTCGAGAAAAGCTTTAAATATTGATAATTTGGGAAGCGAAACAATCGAACAGCTTTACCGGGAAAGATTAATTGAAAATCCTGCCGATTTTTATGTTTTAACTAAAGAACAGCTTCTTCCACTGGAAAGAATGGCGGAGAAATCTGCCCAGAATATCATCTCGGGAATCGAAAAATCTAAGGAAATTGCTTTTGAAAAAGTCTTGTACGGAATCGGAATAAAGCACGTCGGAGAAACAGTTGCTAAGAAATTAGTTAAGAATTTCGCCACCATTGAAGAACTGAAAAATGCTACTGTTGAAGAACTTTGCCAGGTTGAAGACATCGGAATAAAAATCGCAATAAGCATCGTTGATTTCTTTGCCAATCCTGAAAATATTTTAATGCTTGAAAGATTAAAATCTTATGGAATTCAGCTTGAAAAAGGCGAGAGTACAAATGAGGTTTTATCTAATGTTCTGGAAGGAAAAACATTCTTATTCACCGGAAAATTATCGCTATTCACCAGAGAAGCAGCGGAAGAAATGGTAGAAAAACACGGTGGAAAAAATATTTCTGCAGTTTCTAAAAACCTGAATTTTCTTGTTGTCGGTGAAAAAGCCGGGAGTAAACTGAAAAAAGCTCAGGATATCGGAACAATTGAAATCCTAGATGAGCAACAGTTTTTGGATCTTGTTGAGAAATAA
- a CDS encoding copper resistance protein NlpE, which translates to MNTLKILGITTISLMISCTPKDKNPEIDVNPKTDPMAIQTPMDTTKNDSAGTAHNSENSLDWYGTYEAVVPCADCPGIKTVLILNKDKTFKISEEYLERKTKNEDKGTFEWNDVGSVITLKGKNSNYKYKVGENTVTQLDMNGHPIDGPNKNLYVFKKK; encoded by the coding sequence ATGAATACTTTAAAAATTTTAGGAATAACGACAATTTCGTTAATGATTTCCTGTACGCCAAAAGACAAAAATCCGGAAATAGATGTTAATCCCAAAACAGATCCTATGGCAATTCAAACTCCTATGGATACTACAAAAAATGATAGCGCGGGAACTGCACATAATTCTGAAAACTCTTTAGATTGGTACGGAACATATGAAGCAGTTGTGCCTTGTGCGGATTGCCCGGGAATTAAAACGGTTTTAATTTTAAATAAAGATAAAACTTTCAAAATCTCAGAAGAATATCTTGAAAGAAAAACTAAAAATGAAGACAAGGGAACTTTTGAATGGAATGATGTGGGAAGTGTGATCACATTGAAAGGTAAAAATTCTAATTACAAATATAAAGTTGGAGAAAATACCGTCACACAACTTGACATGAATGGTCATCCTATTGATGGGCCGAATAAAAATTTATACGTTTTCAAAAAGAAATAA
- a CDS encoding sigma-54-dependent transcriptional regulator, with protein MHGNILIIDDEIKLLKLLGMILSQEDFTVKEASTARSAMTMLEQFDFDVVLSDVRLPDAFGVDLVKSIKAKYPHLEIILMTAFGNITDAVQAMKNGAYDYLVKGDDNEKIIPLVYKALEKSKDNQSKIVQKSNTQKGFNQIIGTSPLILQAKKLAERVALTDATVLLTGETGTGKEVFANAIHEGSDRKKNNFVAINCSAFSKDILESELFGHKQGSFTGAVKDKKGLIEEANSGTLFLDEIGEMPIELQAKLLRVLETKEFIKMGETKVSKSDFRLIAATNRNLEDEIKQGHFREDLYFRLNVFEITLPPLRERKEDLKVLAKNFIDVFSNKLHLSSVQVSSDYYKALEKNDWKGNIRELRNTIERSLILMNDNMLDTESLPHYSEKISTENDSLSMRSLEQEHILKVLQYTKGNKAEAARLLEIGIATLYRKLEEYGLR; from the coding sequence ATGCACGGAAACATCCTGATCATCGATGATGAAATCAAGCTTCTAAAATTGTTAGGAATGATCCTTTCCCAGGAAGATTTTACTGTAAAAGAAGCCTCAACAGCGCGTTCGGCAATGACAATGCTTGAACAGTTTGACTTTGATGTTGTATTAAGTGATGTTCGACTTCCTGATGCTTTCGGAGTTGATCTTGTGAAATCTATCAAAGCAAAATATCCTCACCTGGAAATTATTTTAATGACCGCTTTTGGAAATATTACGGATGCCGTTCAGGCAATGAAAAACGGAGCGTACGATTATTTGGTAAAAGGTGATGATAACGAGAAAATTATTCCGTTGGTGTACAAAGCGCTGGAAAAATCAAAGGATAACCAATCTAAAATTGTTCAAAAAAGCAATACTCAAAAAGGATTCAACCAGATCATTGGAACTTCACCTTTAATTCTTCAGGCTAAAAAACTCGCAGAAAGAGTTGCTTTAACGGATGCAACCGTTCTTTTGACAGGCGAAACAGGAACTGGAAAAGAAGTTTTTGCCAATGCCATACATGAAGGAAGCGACAGAAAGAAAAATAATTTTGTTGCCATTAACTGTTCTGCATTCAGTAAAGACATTTTGGAAAGTGAACTTTTCGGTCATAAACAAGGTTCTTTTACCGGAGCCGTAAAAGATAAAAAAGGACTTATTGAAGAAGCCAACAGCGGAACTTTATTTTTGGATGAAATCGGAGAAATGCCTATCGAACTTCAGGCAAAATTACTCCGGGTTCTGGAAACTAAAGAATTCATCAAAATGGGCGAAACAAAGGTTTCAAAATCTGATTTCAGATTGATTGCTGCGACCAACAGAAATTTGGAAGATGAAATAAAACAGGGACATTTCCGAGAAGATCTGTATTTCAGATTAAATGTTTTTGAAATTACTCTTCCGCCACTGCGTGAGAGAAAAGAGGATTTAAAGGTTTTAGCCAAAAATTTTATTGATGTTTTTTCAAATAAACTACATTTATCATCCGTTCAGGTTTCTTCAGATTATTATAAAGCCTTAGAAAAAAACGACTGGAAAGGTAACATCCGTGAATTAAGAAATACCATTGAAAGAAGTTTGATCTTAATGAATGACAATATGTTAGACACTGAAAGTCTTCCTCATTATTCTGAAAAAATTTCTACAGAAAATGATTCTTTAAGTATGCGATCTTTGGAACAAGAACATATCTTAAAAGTCCTGCAATACACAAAAGGAAACAAAGCCGAAGCAGCAAGATTGCTTGAAATTGGTATCGCCACGCTATATCGTAAACTGGAAGAATATGGATTAAGATAA